The Bacillus sp. Y1 genome has a window encoding:
- the sirA gene encoding sporulation inhibitor of replication protein SirA — protein MRTYQLYLIDDEFASHYFGREKMFFDLFAEYNESFGELKNILKKQIQFITKPLSTLRLQQYILQQLGKNQDFEHKQGIYYIQNGNVSSAKLEIFEKHITLHAFGNYDAETLFFEVLRKSESSFLAIDLVHERYGWLRPIKERKLI, from the coding sequence GTGAGAACATATCAGTTGTATTTAATCGATGATGAATTTGCCTCTCATTATTTTGGTAGAGAAAAGATGTTCTTTGATCTGTTTGCTGAGTATAACGAATCCTTCGGTGAATTAAAAAATATATTAAAAAAACAAATCCAGTTTATTACGAAGCCTCTTTCCACACTTCGCCTTCAACAATATATTCTTCAACAGCTAGGGAAAAATCAGGATTTTGAACACAAACAGGGGATATACTATATTCAAAATGGAAACGTAAGCTCTGCAAAGCTAGAGATATTTGAAAAGCATATTACTCTCCATGCATTTGGTAACTATGATGCAGAGACGCTTTTCTTCGAAGTTCTACGCAAAAGTGAAAGCTCCTTTTTGGCAATTGACCTTGTACATGAGCGTTACGGGTGGCTCAGACCAATTAAGGAAAGAAAGTTGATTTAA
- the tkt gene encoding transketolase encodes MFEQNDVLAINAIRTLSIDAIEKANSGHPGMPMGAAPMAYALWSRFMNHNPKNPEWFNRDRFVLSAGHGSALLYSLLHLSGYDVTMDDLKSFRQWGSKTPGHPEFGHTAGVDATTGPLGQGIAMAVGMAMAERHLAATYNKDNYNVVDHYTYSICGDGDLMEGVSAEAASLAGHLKLGRLVVLYDSNDISLDGDLDRSFSESVEKRFESYGWQYLRVEDGNNLEEIAKAIEEAQGDQKRPTLIEVKTVIGYGSPNKSGKSDVHGAPLGANELKLTKEAYQWTFEEDFHVPSEVYDTFNKYIVETGAKKENEWKDLFASYKNEYPELAQQLTSAINGELPEGWDKDLPVYPEGKALASRASSGEALNAIAKNTPSFIGGSADLAGSNKTMIKGVGDFTPESFEGKNIWFGVREFAMGAALNGMALHGGVKVFGGTFFVFSDYLRPAIRLAALMGLPVTYVFTHDSIAVGEDGPTHEPVEQLAALRAMPNLGVIRPADGNETAAAWKLALESTDSPTALVLTRQDLPTIKDTDKNAYEGVKKGAYVISPASKEQVDVLLLAAGSEVGLAVEAQKALDAEGISASVVSMPSWDRFEKQSPEYKQSVIPPTVKKRLAIEMGSSLGWHRYAGDEGEVLGIDTFGASAPGEKIMAEYGFTVENVVARVKALL; translated from the coding sequence ATGTTTGAACAAAATGATGTACTAGCAATTAACGCAATACGTACTTTATCAATTGATGCAATTGAAAAAGCTAATTCCGGCCATCCAGGTATGCCGATGGGGGCTGCTCCAATGGCTTATGCATTATGGTCGCGCTTTATGAATCATAACCCTAAAAACCCAGAGTGGTTTAACCGTGATCGTTTTGTATTATCTGCAGGGCATGGTTCTGCATTGCTGTATAGTCTTCTTCACTTATCAGGCTATGACGTAACAATGGATGATCTTAAGAGCTTCCGTCAATGGGGAAGTAAAACTCCTGGTCACCCTGAATTTGGACATACTGCGGGTGTAGATGCAACCACTGGGCCACTAGGACAAGGGATTGCAATGGCAGTAGGTATGGCAATGGCTGAAAGACATTTGGCTGCTACTTATAACAAAGACAACTACAATGTAGTGGATCATTATACATATAGTATTTGTGGTGACGGTGACTTAATGGAAGGTGTTTCTGCTGAAGCTGCTTCACTTGCAGGGCATTTAAAACTTGGTCGTCTAGTTGTATTATATGATTCAAATGACATCTCTCTTGATGGTGACTTAGACCGTTCATTCTCTGAAAGTGTTGAAAAACGTTTTGAATCATATGGATGGCAATACCTTCGTGTAGAGGATGGAAATAATCTTGAGGAAATTGCTAAAGCAATTGAAGAAGCACAAGGTGATCAAAAACGTCCTACACTTATTGAAGTGAAAACGGTGATTGGATACGGTTCACCAAACAAATCAGGTAAGTCAGATGTTCATGGTGCGCCACTTGGAGCTAATGAATTAAAGCTAACGAAAGAAGCTTACCAATGGACATTTGAAGAAGATTTCCATGTTCCTTCAGAAGTATATGATACATTCAATAAATACATTGTGGAAACTGGTGCAAAGAAAGAAAACGAGTGGAAGGACTTGTTCGCTTCTTATAAAAATGAGTACCCTGAGCTTGCTCAACAGTTAACATCTGCAATTAACGGTGAACTTCCAGAAGGTTGGGACAAGGATCTTCCTGTTTATCCTGAAGGAAAAGCACTTGCTAGCCGTGCATCATCTGGTGAAGCGCTAAATGCTATCGCTAAGAACACTCCTTCGTTTATTGGGGGTTCAGCTGACCTAGCTGGTTCTAACAAGACAATGATTAAAGGAGTAGGCGATTTTACTCCTGAATCGTTTGAAGGTAAGAACATTTGGTTTGGAGTTCGTGAATTTGCGATGGGTGCTGCGTTAAATGGTATGGCTCTACATGGTGGAGTAAAGGTATTTGGAGGAACATTCTTTGTATTCTCTGACTATTTACGTCCAGCTATCAGATTAGCCGCATTAATGGGTCTTCCTGTAACTTATGTGTTCACTCACGACTCAATTGCGGTTGGGGAAGATGGACCAACACATGAGCCAGTTGAACAGCTTGCCGCATTACGTGCAATGCCAAACTTAGGTGTTATTCGTCCTGCAGATGGTAATGAAACAGCAGCAGCTTGGAAGCTTGCGCTTGAATCAACTGATAGTCCAACAGCATTAGTGTTAACAAGACAAGACTTACCAACCATTAAAGACACAGATAAAAATGCTTATGAAGGCGTTAAAAAAGGTGCTTATGTTATTTCGCCAGCTTCTAAAGAACAAGTAGATGTATTATTACTTGCTGCTGGTTCAGAAGTAGGTTTAGCTGTTGAAGCGCAAAAAGCACTTGATGCAGAAGGAATTTCAGCTTCTGTAGTAAGTATGCCTTCATGGGATCGCTTTGAAAAGCAATCACCTGAATATAAGCAAAGTGTTATTCCTCCAACTGTTAAGAAGCGCTTAGCTATCGAAATGGGATCATCTCTAGGATGGCATCGTTATGCAGGAGATGAAGGGGAAGTATTAGGAATTGATACATTCGGTGCTTCTGCTCCTGGTGAAAAAATCATGGCAGAATACGGATTTACAGTAGAAAATGTAGTTGCTAGAGTTAAGGCTCTATTATAA